In Candidatus Zixiibacteriota bacterium, one DNA window encodes the following:
- a CDS encoding FliI/YscN family ATPase translates to MYADRIERASTIKQFGKVTQVVGLVIESAGPAISIGRLCQIENHDGTSVMAEVVGFRDDRLLLMPYGPITGINPGAIVTSTSDQLRIPVGPGLIGRILGGLGQPLDGRGQIATGITRSVSSNPIPVLRRRRITQPIRTGIKVIDIMAAVGKGQRMGIFAGSGVGKSVMLGMIARNSSADVNVIALVGERGREVNEFIERDLGEAGLKRSVVVAVSSDQPALIRIKGAMVATAIAEYFREQGKDVLLLMDSITRVAIAQREIGLAVGEPPATKGYTPSVFSLLPSLLERAGCDSHGSITGLYAVLVEADDFNEPISDAVRSILDGHVALSRRLASLNLYPAVDCLDSISRLMKEVSTDEEIRLAGEVREIMSIYAEAEDLINIGAYVRGSNARIDRAIEKIGPLRELFRQGIYEQCDHTQVVARLKEVLSGVNSGSQKIQVSA, encoded by the coding sequence ATGTATGCCGACCGGATCGAACGTGCCAGCACGATCAAACAGTTCGGCAAAGTAACGCAGGTCGTCGGCTTAGTCATCGAGTCCGCCGGCCCGGCCATTTCTATCGGTCGGCTCTGTCAGATAGAAAATCACGACGGAACCAGCGTCATGGCCGAGGTGGTCGGCTTTCGCGATGACCGCCTGCTGCTGATGCCCTATGGCCCGATCACCGGAATTAATCCTGGTGCGATAGTCACGTCGACATCGGATCAACTACGCATTCCGGTAGGTCCCGGGCTGATTGGGCGAATCCTGGGCGGGCTGGGCCAGCCCCTGGATGGCCGCGGGCAGATCGCGACCGGAATCACAAGATCCGTATCCTCGAACCCGATCCCCGTGCTGCGCCGTCGCCGCATCACTCAACCGATTCGCACCGGCATCAAAGTGATCGACATCATGGCCGCTGTCGGCAAGGGGCAGCGGATGGGCATATTCGCCGGCTCCGGAGTGGGAAAATCGGTAATGCTGGGTATGATCGCGCGCAATTCCTCGGCCGATGTGAACGTAATCGCTCTCGTGGGCGAGCGCGGACGCGAAGTGAATGAGTTCATTGAGCGCGACCTCGGCGAGGCGGGTCTCAAGCGCTCCGTTGTTGTGGCAGTCAGTTCCGACCAGCCGGCGCTTATCAGAATTAAAGGTGCGATGGTGGCCACGGCGATTGCCGAGTATTTCCGAGAACAAGGTAAAGACGTCTTGCTGCTGATGGACTCGATCACCCGCGTGGCCATCGCCCAGCGCGAAATAGGTCTCGCGGTGGGCGAGCCGCCGGCTACGAAGGGATATACGCCATCAGTCTTTTCGTTGCTGCCCAGTTTGCTCGAGCGGGCCGGTTGCGACTCTCACGGTTCCATCACCGGCCTGTACGCGGTACTGGTCGAAGCGGACGATTTCAATGAACCGATCTCGGACGCGGTCCGCTCGATTCTCGACGGCCACGTAGCCCTGTCGCGGCGATTGGCATCTTTGAATCTGTATCCCGCGGTGGATTGTCTCGATTCGATATCCCGACTGATGAAGGAAGTATCAACCGATGAAGAAATCCGGCTGGCCGGCGAGGTGCGGGAAATCATGTCGATCTACGCCGAAGCCGAGGACCTGATCAATATCGGCGCTTATGTGAGGGGATCGAACGCGCGTATCGACCGGGCCATTGAGAAAATCGGACCGCTTCGGGAACTGTTTCGCCAGGGAATCTACGAACAGTGTGACCATACCCAGGTCGTCGCCAGGCTCAAAGAAGTACTTAGTGGGGTAAACAGTGGCAGCCAAAAGATTCAAGTTTCGGCTTGA
- the fliJ gene encoding flagellar export protein FliJ, with amino-acid sequence MAAKRFKFRLEPLLKIRQHREKERQKDHAAAVHEVVRQKDLLLGIDHERVDTLDYQRRRLSGRISVAEALVCSRYLVKLKRQRMAGTNLLHGLETEAERKRQKLVEAARDRKMYELLKDKQQLRHRRELEKQEQKQLDEVAVTAFRRHKS; translated from the coding sequence GTGGCAGCCAAAAGATTCAAGTTTCGGCTTGAGCCGCTACTGAAAATCAGGCAGCATCGGGAAAAGGAGCGCCAAAAGGACCACGCTGCGGCGGTACACGAGGTTGTTAGGCAGAAAGACCTGCTGCTGGGAATAGACCACGAGCGAGTGGACACGCTCGACTATCAAAGACGACGCCTGAGCGGGCGGATATCCGTGGCCGAGGCGCTGGTCTGTTCACGGTATCTCGTGAAACTGAAACGGCAACGCATGGCGGGTACCAATCTGCTTCACGGGCTGGAAACAGAAGCCGAGCGAAAGCGCCAGAAACTGGTCGAGGCTGCTCGTGACCGCAAGATGTACGAACTGCTGAAAGATAAGCAGCAATTACGCCACCGACGGGAGCTGGAGAAGCAAGAGCAGAAGCAGCTTGATGAGGTCGCGGTCACAGCCTTCCGTCGCCATAAGAGCTGA
- a CDS encoding T9SS type A sorting domain-containing protein, with protein MRLFGSLLISAALACPGVVLAQAGVDPGIPDTVRVDSVTAFVTGIGIVPVRFTNDENLTTIEVTLRHTSSEITIDSFSFVGGRLDSAFFTKEALINTDSNIVTILGLAFGTPISPGQGLLGKIYLSYSQTILPQSVEIDSTLWQVGPIQHSTSMRAAGTAQSFKPQFIPGFLTLVESPASFDSVWVADVQVVQGNPVALDVFAFNERNLAQIALALDYGSTDLTLDSVTFTGTRSETAPTKTVQPQTGQHKVYTVIEFANDLPLPPGSGVVARLRFTAAANTPVGVIVVDSTTVGIISNTRFLLTPADGSISFVPLFSPGSITVTAATDVDIITDDGSLPETYSLSQNYPNPFNPSTTIELSLPRAGRASIEVFNVLGQSVRTLIDGDLPVGTHRVVFDGRSDQGAMLASGAYFYRLTAGEFVETRKMMLVK; from the coding sequence ATGAGACTTTTTGGATCGCTTTTGATATCGGCGGCGCTGGCTTGCCCGGGCGTGGTACTTGCGCAGGCGGGCGTCGATCCCGGTATCCCCGACACGGTTCGCGTTGACTCGGTGACCGCATTTGTGACGGGCATCGGCATAGTGCCGGTCCGGTTCACCAATGACGAGAACCTCACAACGATCGAAGTAACGCTCAGGCACACTTCGAGCGAGATAACGATAGACTCCTTCTCTTTCGTGGGTGGCCGGCTTGATTCGGCCTTCTTTACCAAAGAAGCGCTTATCAACACCGATTCCAATATCGTCACCATTCTGGGGCTGGCATTCGGTACTCCAATTTCGCCGGGGCAGGGCCTGCTGGGAAAGATATATCTCTCCTATTCGCAGACAATCCTGCCTCAGAGCGTAGAGATAGACAGCACGCTCTGGCAGGTCGGCCCGATTCAGCACTCCACCAGCATGCGAGCCGCGGGCACGGCGCAGAGTTTCAAGCCGCAATTTATCCCCGGTTTCTTGACCCTGGTCGAAAGCCCGGCTAGTTTTGATTCCGTGTGGGTGGCCGACGTACAGGTGGTGCAAGGAAATCCGGTGGCGCTCGATGTGTTCGCGTTCAACGAACGCAACTTAGCCCAGATCGCGCTGGCTCTCGACTATGGGAGCACTGATCTCACGCTTGATTCGGTCACATTCACCGGCACGCGCAGCGAAACTGCGCCGACAAAAACAGTCCAACCGCAAACCGGTCAGCACAAAGTGTACACGGTTATCGAATTCGCCAATGATTTGCCGCTGCCGCCCGGGTCGGGCGTAGTGGCGCGCCTGCGCTTCACGGCTGCAGCCAACACGCCGGTCGGTGTCATTGTCGTCGACTCGACCACTGTAGGCATCATCAGCAACACCCGTTTTTTGCTAACCCCTGCCGACGGCAGTATCTCGTTTGTGCCGCTATTTAGTCCGGGCAGTATCACAGTAACTGCGGCTACTGACGTCGATATTATCACTGATGACGGCAGCCTGCCTGAAACTTACAGCCTGTCTCAGAACTACCCCAACCCGTTTAATCCGTCGACGACCATTGAATTGAGCCTGCCGCGCGCCGGACGCGCTTCGATCGAAGTGTTCAACGTGCTCGGCCAATCGGTACGCACGCTGATCGACGGGGACCTTCCGGTGGGGACACATCGGGTGGTTTTTGACGGCCGTTCCGACCAGGGCGCGATGCTTGCCAGCGGGGCTTACTTCTATCGCCTGACCGCAGGGGAGTTTGTCGAGACCCGGAAGATGATGCTGGTGAAGTAA
- a CDS encoding flagellar hook-basal body protein: MIKGIYRSANGMLPRMERQDAIAHNIANAGTTGFKKNVMFVKELARAEGKVRPRKSDWEKSVASYIRVDHTPGVFDKTDNPLDLAIDGDGFFTLQTPEGATVLTRSGSFVVDNEGFLAFPGGFRLVGEGGPLQVGNGTLSVSQNGDVQSDGVSVGRIVPKTLADLDRLQRIGGSLFAVPEGEQLLPSLWATVRQGYLETSNVDIVGEMVDMIVAYREYEANARALQTQDTTLDHLMNKVAGKG; the protein is encoded by the coding sequence ATGATTAAGGGCATTTACCGTTCAGCCAACGGCATGCTGCCGCGCATGGAGAGGCAGGATGCTATCGCGCACAACATTGCCAACGCCGGCACCACCGGATTCAAGAAGAACGTGATGTTTGTCAAGGAACTGGCGCGCGCCGAGGGCAAAGTTCGCCCCAGGAAGTCGGATTGGGAGAAATCAGTCGCCAGCTATATCCGGGTCGATCACACCCCGGGGGTGTTCGACAAGACCGATAACCCTCTCGATTTGGCGATCGATGGCGACGGTTTCTTCACGTTGCAAACGCCCGAGGGCGCGACAGTCCTCACACGTTCCGGCTCATTCGTAGTGGACAACGAGGGCTTTCTCGCTTTCCCGGGTGGCTTCCGTTTGGTCGGCGAGGGTGGCCCGCTTCAGGTGGGGAACGGCACCCTTTCAGTCTCACAGAACGGCGATGTCCAATCCGATGGTGTCTCTGTCGGCCGAATAGTGCCCAAAACCCTGGCCGATCTCGACCGGTTGCAGCGCATCGGCGGGTCGCTTTTCGCCGTTCCGGAGGGCGAGCAACTGCTGCCGTCGCTCTGGGCGACCGTCCGCCAGGGCTATTTGGAAACATCCAACGTTGACATAGTCGGGGAGATGGTCGACATGATTGTCGCCTACCGCGAATACGAGGCTAACGCCCGCGCTCTCCAGACACAGGATACCACGCTCGACCACCTGATGAACAAGGTGGCCGGCAAGGGATAA
- the flgG gene encoding flagellar basal-body rod protein FlgG, which produces MIKAMRTAASGMSSQQMNVDNIANNLANVNTTGFKRSKLEFQDVLYQNYRRPGVASAIGSAVPVGLAIGYGTRPAATVREFSTGDLSMTSNPLDVAIEGDGFFQIRLPDGSTGYTRDGAFKMSAEGQLVTSDGYFVLPEVTIPEDATSISVGQDGIIEVQQFGQDEPSQIGQFELARFVNPAGLAAIGRNVLIQTSASGDPITDTPGQNGLGRTNQGYLEMSNVQVVDEMVNMIVAQRAYEMNSKAIQTADDMSQIANNLKR; this is translated from the coding sequence ATGATAAAAGCGATGAGAACCGCCGCCAGCGGCATGAGCAGTCAGCAGATGAATGTTGACAACATCGCCAACAACCTGGCCAACGTCAACACGACCGGCTTCAAGCGGAGCAAGCTCGAGTTTCAGGACGTGTTGTACCAGAACTACCGGCGGCCGGGCGTAGCCTCGGCGATTGGTTCCGCCGTTCCCGTCGGCCTGGCGATCGGCTACGGCACACGCCCTGCGGCCACCGTCCGTGAATTCTCCACCGGCGATCTGTCGATGACCTCCAATCCGCTGGACGTCGCTATCGAGGGTGACGGTTTCTTCCAGATCCGTCTGCCCGATGGTTCCACTGGGTACACCCGCGACGGCGCCTTCAAGATGTCCGCCGAGGGTCAGTTGGTTACCTCGGACGGATACTTCGTTTTGCCGGAAGTCACCATACCCGAAGACGCCACATCTATCTCGGTAGGGCAGGACGGCATTATCGAGGTGCAGCAGTTCGGGCAGGATGAGCCGTCGCAGATCGGCCAGTTCGAGCTGGCCCGCTTTGTCAATCCGGCAGGTCTCGCCGCGATAGGCCGCAACGTGCTGATACAGACCAGCGCCTCAGGGGATCCGATCACCGATACCCCTGGCCAGAACGGGCTGGGCCGCACTAACCAGGGATACCTGGAGATGTCCAACGTGCAGGTGGTCGACGAGATGGTCAACATGATTGTCGCCCAGCGGGCCTATGAGATGAACTCCAAGGCGATTCAGACTGCCGATGATATGTCGCAGATCGCCAATAACCTGAAGAGATAG
- the flgA gene encoding flagellar basal body P-ring formation chaperone FlgA, protein MLSRHGWLKIVLGLLVVLCQEVMPAETGQAVVQLVRDRYQLDTAQYTVEVVANQLKTRLVNTSDLNLRPLTQSAPIGPFTLIVEIKRDSALIERGQVRLRISKFADVLVCTDKIQRHDLLTESNVELKRFDITNLREQPVISLDELPGQRAKRNLRVGSILTAAAIEPIPTVEIGGEVTIVYSDEWGSITAPGEALESGLIGDRVRVKNRASGKVIMATVASGKTVQVNP, encoded by the coding sequence ATGCTCTCACGCCACGGATGGCTTAAGATCGTACTCGGGCTGCTGGTAGTCCTGTGTCAGGAGGTCATGCCGGCAGAAACTGGTCAGGCGGTCGTGCAACTGGTGCGCGATCGCTACCAGCTCGATACCGCCCAGTACACAGTCGAGGTAGTCGCCAATCAACTGAAGACCCGGCTCGTAAACACGTCCGATCTAAACCTGCGGCCGCTCACTCAGTCGGCCCCGATCGGGCCGTTCACGCTGATCGTGGAAATAAAACGTGACAGCGCTTTGATCGAACGCGGCCAGGTGCGCCTGCGCATCAGCAAATTCGCCGACGTGCTGGTATGCACCGACAAAATCCAGCGGCACGATCTTCTGACTGAATCAAACGTCGAGCTAAAGCGATTCGACATCACCAACCTGCGGGAGCAGCCGGTGATTTCGCTGGACGAACTTCCGGGACAACGGGCGAAACGCAATCTTCGGGTGGGGAGTATCCTCACCGCTGCGGCGATTGAACCGATTCCGACAGTCGAAATCGGCGGCGAAGTGACCATAGTCTATTCGGATGAGTGGGGCAGCATTACTGCGCCGGGAGAGGCGCTCGAATCGGGGCTGATTGGTGATAGGGTGCGAGTAAAAAACCGGGCCTCGGGGAAGGTCATCATGGCCACCGTGGCCTCGGGCAAGACCGTCCAGGTAAATCCATGA
- a CDS encoding flagellar basal body L-ring protein FlgH yields MNFKRLLILLAALLLLPFSLKVRGQDFGKGQSLYSDIKAHKVGDVLTVLIVEQNRASNQVETKTEKSTKINTSGGPGIGSLDFIPMFGAKADNSNKFDGKGENIRAGNIRARITVTVVGVKNNGDLIVEGHRVIGINGDEESIYVSGVVRNKDITPDNTVESHLIADAEISYTGKGNASTGSRPGFFTRLINWIF; encoded by the coding sequence ATGAACTTCAAACGCCTGCTCATTCTGCTGGCAGCCCTCTTATTGCTGCCGTTTTCGTTGAAAGTCCGCGGTCAGGATTTCGGCAAGGGACAATCATTGTACTCCGACATCAAGGCGCACAAAGTGGGTGATGTGCTGACCGTGCTGATTGTCGAGCAAAACCGCGCCTCCAACCAGGTCGAGACCAAGACCGAGAAAAGCACCAAGATCAACACGTCCGGAGGGCCCGGCATCGGCTCGCTGGATTTTATCCCGATGTTCGGCGCCAAGGCGGATAACAGCAACAAGTTCGACGGCAAGGGCGAGAATATCCGGGCCGGTAATATTCGGGCGCGTATTACAGTTACGGTAGTCGGAGTCAAGAACAACGGCGACCTGATAGTCGAAGGACACCGCGTCATCGGAATCAATGGCGATGAGGAATCGATTTACGTCTCCGGCGTGGTCAGAAACAAGGACATCACGCCGGATAATACGGTCGAATCGCACCTGATCGCCGATGCCGAAATCTCCTACACCGGCAAGGGTAACGCCAGCACCGGCTCCCGCCCCGGTTTCTTCACCCGTCTGATCAACTGGATCTTCTAG
- a CDS encoding flagellar basal body P-ring protein FlgI: protein MSNAVTSLLCRPAGLAIVITLVFWLNDFVYAEKVRIKDICAFQDQQEVELLGYGLVIGLDGTGDGTGSQFTARSLANMMQRMGLTVDVDKLKVKNIAAVIVTGKISSQYTAGSYFDITVSSIGDASSLQGGTLLMTQLADPNGIVRATAQGPVSIGGFNVQVDEGNKIVNNYTLVGRVPGGGKITEPLTPQPGSDREFYLSLTNPDFTTAHRVAERINIKYGNVAYPQDGGSIKVVVPDSIMYPTLRSKFMSDIGHLQIVPDNVARVVINEKTGTIVAGQHVTIEPVAVAHGTITVNIQSRPIISQPEPFSGGETVVTTQPSIAVEQENARVVNLEESVTLSDVAGALNKIGATPRDIIAIFQALKQVGALRAELVVL, encoded by the coding sequence ATGTCCAATGCGGTTACTTCATTGCTTTGTCGCCCGGCCGGGTTGGCAATCGTTATCACACTTGTCTTCTGGCTAAATGATTTCGTTTACGCCGAGAAAGTACGCATCAAGGACATCTGTGCCTTCCAGGATCAGCAGGAAGTAGAGCTGCTGGGGTATGGGTTGGTGATCGGTCTCGACGGTACCGGCGACGGCACCGGATCGCAGTTTACAGCCCGCTCGCTGGCCAACATGATGCAGCGGATGGGCCTGACTGTCGACGTGGACAAACTCAAGGTCAAGAATATCGCCGCAGTCATTGTGACCGGCAAAATCTCGAGTCAGTATACGGCGGGATCGTATTTCGATATCACCGTATCGTCAATAGGCGATGCCAGCTCGCTCCAGGGGGGCACGCTCTTGATGACCCAGCTTGCCGATCCCAATGGCATCGTAAGAGCCACCGCGCAGGGGCCGGTGTCGATTGGCGGTTTCAACGTGCAGGTGGACGAAGGCAACAAAATCGTCAACAACTATACGCTGGTCGGGCGCGTTCCCGGCGGCGGCAAGATCACCGAACCACTGACGCCGCAGCCCGGCTCAGATCGCGAATTCTACCTGTCCCTGACCAATCCCGACTTTACCACCGCGCATCGAGTGGCCGAGCGAATCAACATCAAATACGGCAATGTCGCATATCCGCAGGACGGCGGCTCCATAAAAGTGGTGGTGCCGGACAGCATCATGTATCCGACCCTCCGTTCCAAATTCATGTCCGATATCGGCCACCTGCAAATAGTTCCGGACAACGTTGCGAGAGTGGTCATCAATGAAAAGACCGGCACGATAGTAGCCGGACAGCACGTCACAATTGAACCGGTGGCGGTCGCCCACGGTACGATCACGGTTAACATTCAGTCGCGTCCCATAATATCACAGCCGGAGCCGTTTTCCGGGGGCGAAACCGTGGTGACCACACAACCTTCGATAGCTGTCGAACAGGAAAACGCTCGCGTGGTAAACCTTGAAGAATCGGTAACCCTCTCGGACGTGGCCGGCGCCCTGAACAAAATCGGCGCCACACCTCGCGATATCATAGCTATCTTCCAGGCGCTAAAGCAAGTTGGCGCGCTGAGGGCTGAACTTGTGGTTCTCTGA